One part of the Andrena cerasifolii isolate SP2316 chromosome 4, iyAndCera1_principal, whole genome shotgun sequence genome encodes these proteins:
- the Ctu2 gene encoding cytosolic thiouridylase subunit 2: MCTLNTFEYETFETDETVANTINASTDSATLTPDAKTSCAKCGCHKIHISLRSKNRYCKACFLSIVTHKFRATLGKSRSVRPNDSILIAHSGKANSTVLAHLIKANANESVPKRLQCQWKILYIDDGIAKGRTVEERELIRNMLATEADDLGLPTLILSLSRCTIDNLCDEIQSINVPCASTADNDVLMQEMFSKLENDTARDELLHQLRRELLVSAARKLGCNKIFIADTSVDLAIKVLGNVSTGRGSQLSLNVGFSDARCGDVTLLRPLRDFTEEDVVGYLECCEIIPVFASLKYNQSFPASIRSITENFVRRLDSEFHSTVSTIYRTSEKLATKTNANADINDICIICGSTIDSCYSQEQPSVVEARTFSRLVSTGTDCLSNVVSGSLNLYGQSKDDNEQVEGACNLDKKICLCKSTASADILPNVPSLQPETLEKYLCYGCRLIFLNSNGMCTALPDFIFNKIRKELQITSLRKEITDFLL; the protein is encoded by the exons ATGTGTACGTTAAATACGTTTGAGTATGAAACTTTTGAAACAGATGAAACAGTGGCAAATAC AATAAATGCCTCTACCGATTCTGCTACACTCACACCTGATGCTAAAACCTCTTGCGCAAAATGTGGATGCCATAAAATTCATATCTCGTTGAGGAGCAAAAATAGATATTGTAAGGCGTGCTTCTTGTCTATAGTAACGCACAAGTTTAGAGCCACACTTGGTAAATCAAGATCAGTGCGCCCAAATGATTCGATACTTATCGCTCATTCAGGAAAGGCGAATTCAACGGTTCTGGCTCATCTTATCAAAGCTAACGCAAACGAATCGGTTCCCAAAAGGCTGCAGTGTCAATGgaaaatactttatatagatg ATGGCATAGCGAAAGGGCGTACAGTCGAAGAAAGGGAACTCATTCGAAATATGCTAGCCACAGAAGCGGACGATCTAGGGTTACCAACGCTCATACTGTCTTTGTCAAGGTGTACGATCGATAATCTTTGCGACGAGATACAATCGATAAACGTGCCATGTGCAAGCACCGCTGACAATGATGTACTCATGCAAGAAATGTTCAGCAAGTTGGAAAACGATACGGCGAGAGATGAATTACTCCATCAACTAAGACGCGAGTTACTTGTATCTGCAGCTCGTAAACTGGGTTGTAATAAAATCTTTATCGCCGATACATCCGTTGATCTCGCGATAAAAGTGCTTGGAAATGTATCAACCGGAAGAGGCTCTCAGTTGTCTCTGAACGTCGGCTTTTCTGATGCAAGATGCGGCGATGTAACGCTTCTTAGACCACTGAGAGACTTCACCGAAGAGGATGTTGTTGGTTATTTAGAATGCTGTGAAATAATTCCGGTTTTTGCTTctctaaaatataatcaatctTTTCCTGCTTCTATAAGGAGCATTACGGAAAATTTTGTTCGTCGATTAGACTCTGAATTTCATAGTACCGTGTCTACGATATATCGTACTAGTGAAAAATTGGCGACCAAAACAAATGCCAATGCTGATATTAATGACATCTGTATAATTTGTGGCTCGACTATAGACTCGTGTTACTCGCAAGAGCAACCTTCGGTTGTCGAAGCGAGAACATTTTCCAGACTAGTTTCAACAGGTACGGATTGTTTGTCAAACGTGGTTTCAGGTTCGTTAAACCTTTATGGGCAATCAAAAGATGACAATGAGCAGGTAGAAGGTGCATGTAATTTGGACAAGAAAATATGTCTGTGCAAGAGTACCGCTAGTGCTGATATTCTCCCCAACGTGCCATCTCTACAACCCGAAACACTTGaaaaatatctctgttatggcTGCaggttaattttcttaaattcaaATGGAATGTGTACTGCATTACCTGAtttcatatttaataaaatcCGCAAAGAATTGCAAATCACGAGTTTACGAAAAGAAATAACAGACTTTCTCTTATAA
- the Mrpl40 gene encoding mitochondrial ribosomal protein L40 has translation MISVLNVVNTFARLSACSVTGPRNIFTCAYPLYFQATNILLGEPLKKKKRIDPNIIRAREERKKKKLEKQIRRMEKSSKQLKPLFEVEIPPELLSQKKELSRQVTPLSAEETERRELLEKEWNRYKQQQWINNVRVIESIVLSQEKALKELKAVSKQLYKKAVEFDDSFLPYNTIGPVHTPPINNYDSPDGEYIDITHKYEGET, from the exons ATGATAAGTGTATTAAACGTGGTAAATACTTTCGCCAG GCTATCAGCATGTTCAGTCACTGGTCCACGCAATATTTTCACATGCGCGTATCCCTTATATTTCCAAGCGACCAACATACTTTT AGGAGAGCcgcttaaaaagaaaaagagaatcGATCCTAACATCATTAGAGCTAGGGAagagaggaagaaaaagaaactggAGAAACAAATCCGTCGTATGGAGAAAAGTTCGAAGCAGTTGAAACCACTGTTTGAAGTCGAAATACCGCCAGAGTTGCTCAGTCAGAAAAA GGAACTATCGCGTCAGGTTACCCCACTTTCCGCGGAGGAAACAGAAAGGAGAGAATTATTGGAAAAGGAATGGAACAGATATAAACAGCAACAATGGATAAACAACGTGCGCGTTATAGAATCCATTGTGCTCTCGCAAGAAAAAGCATTGAAAGAGCTAAAAGCAGTATCGAAACAGCTTTATAAGAAAGCGGTAGAA TTCGACGACTCATTTCTGCCATATAATACAATTGGACCGGTACATACTCcaccaataaataattatgATAGCCCCGACGGTGAATATATAGATATTACGCATAAATACGAGGGAGAAACGTAA
- the LOC143368545 gene encoding uncharacterized protein LOC143368545 isoform X2, which produces MICRRLSRFLTQCYKPIDQLETLFLRMKNISTMTNQIIFLMLADRVLIAEPKMTCLYTLMFYNVITYCVSYIKELFEKEDWSPYVTLTDRSKIRHLAMSATKIVLEWTKAVTFVVTLTFTLLVFALEQGLKQYKPSTFYTVITWIYYSATETVFAEMFPSVLKLMRLEALDNIEDLYAPVILTSFTIGISALFALILLPVASWGFLFAACYLNVYMRLKDLVQKSAATLQREREILNRYRKATRKEIEKFDDVCAVCLCYMTKARVTPCRHLFHADCLRQCLKTSDTCPMCKTQLKFQC; this is translated from the exons ATGATCTGTCGGCGTTTAAGCAGATTTCTGACACAATGTTACAAGCCCATCGACCAGCTGGAGACCCTATTTCTTCGAATGAAGAATATTTCCACGATGACGAACCAAATTATATTTCTAATGCTAGCCGATCGAGTGCTTATAGCGGAACCTAAAATGACGTGTCTTTACACGTTGATGTTTTACAACGTTATTACTTACTGTGTCAGCTACATTAAGGAATTGTTCGAAAAGGAAGATTGGTCACCGTACGTGACTCTCACAGATAGATCTAAGATTAGACACTTGGCCATGTCTGCTACCAAGATAGTCCTCGAATGGACCAAAGCTGTCACCTTCGTCGTAACGTTAACGTTTACGCTTCTCGTATTCGCTTTGGAGCAGGGTCTCAAGCAATACAA ACCTTCGACGTTTTACACTGTAATAACGTGGATCTATTATTCGGCCACGGAGACAGTATTCGCCGAGATGTTTCCGTCCGTGTTGAAGTTGATGCGTTTGGAGGCTTTGGATAATATCGAAGACCTTTACGCTCCGGTGATATTAACATCGTTCACCATTGGCATCTCGGCTCTATTCGCCTTGATACTTTTACCGGTTGCATCTTGGGGATTTCTCTTCGCTGCCTGCTATCTGAACGTTTACATGAGACTGAAAGACCTCGTGCAAAAGTCTGCTGCCACGTTGCAACGTGAACGTGAAATATTGAATCGCTATAGAAAAGCAACGcgcaaagaaattgaaaaattcgatgaCGTTTGCGCCGTTTGTCTTTGTTACATGACTAAGGCAAGAGTAACGCCTTGTCGTCATCTTTTCCATGCGGACTGTTTACGCCAATGCCTTAAGACCAGCGACACTTGCCCTATGTGCAAAACGCAACTGAAATTTCAATGTTAA
- the LOC143368545 gene encoding uncharacterized protein LOC143368545 isoform X1, translating to MCLGNLGRTTARPYRSSVIPFSTRSEGIETESATRMICRRLSRFLTQCYKPIDQLETLFLRMKNISTMTNQIIFLMLADRVLIAEPKMTCLYTLMFYNVITYCVSYIKELFEKEDWSPYVTLTDRSKIRHLAMSATKIVLEWTKAVTFVVTLTFTLLVFALEQGLKQYKPSTFYTVITWIYYSATETVFAEMFPSVLKLMRLEALDNIEDLYAPVILTSFTIGISALFALILLPVASWGFLFAACYLNVYMRLKDLVQKSAATLQREREILNRYRKATRKEIEKFDDVCAVCLCYMTKARVTPCRHLFHADCLRQCLKTSDTCPMCKTQLKFQC from the exons ATGTGCCTTGGCAATCTCGGCCGGACCACCGCCAGACCGTATCGTTCAAGTGTAATTCCGTTTTCAACTAGATCGGAGGGAATCGAGACGGAGA GTGCTACCAGGATGATCTGTCGGCGTTTAAGCAGATTTCTGACACAATGTTACAAGCCCATCGACCAGCTGGAGACCCTATTTCTTCGAATGAAGAATATTTCCACGATGACGAACCAAATTATATTTCTAATGCTAGCCGATCGAGTGCTTATAGCGGAACCTAAAATGACGTGTCTTTACACGTTGATGTTTTACAACGTTATTACTTACTGTGTCAGCTACATTAAGGAATTGTTCGAAAAGGAAGATTGGTCACCGTACGTGACTCTCACAGATAGATCTAAGATTAGACACTTGGCCATGTCTGCTACCAAGATAGTCCTCGAATGGACCAAAGCTGTCACCTTCGTCGTAACGTTAACGTTTACGCTTCTCGTATTCGCTTTGGAGCAGGGTCTCAAGCAATACAA ACCTTCGACGTTTTACACTGTAATAACGTGGATCTATTATTCGGCCACGGAGACAGTATTCGCCGAGATGTTTCCGTCCGTGTTGAAGTTGATGCGTTTGGAGGCTTTGGATAATATCGAAGACCTTTACGCTCCGGTGATATTAACATCGTTCACCATTGGCATCTCGGCTCTATTCGCCTTGATACTTTTACCGGTTGCATCTTGGGGATTTCTCTTCGCTGCCTGCTATCTGAACGTTTACATGAGACTGAAAGACCTCGTGCAAAAGTCTGCTGCCACGTTGCAACGTGAACGTGAAATATTGAATCGCTATAGAAAAGCAACGcgcaaagaaattgaaaaattcgatgaCGTTTGCGCCGTTTGTCTTTGTTACATGACTAAGGCAAGAGTAACGCCTTGTCGTCATCTTTTCCATGCGGACTGTTTACGCCAATGCCTTAAGACCAGCGACACTTGCCCTATGTGCAAAACGCAACTGAAATTTCAATGTTAA
- the Qbp-1 gene encoding queen brain-selective protein-1 isoform X1: protein MPAIQTVCIALLLTVVLLFDKCFGYPSIRQRPVGRPGGGSCSSCGDACNKCEFGVVTLPHCGRVCAKVSHRKVTLNFVNKFRWQSELRFYPQGPNQICGGHADVWGVCGDGMFCNCNRCDGCSTNKLNCTMKKPCLPGNSKSSFLNTLERYIPITK from the exons ATGCCGGCCATCCAGACTGTCTGCATAGCCCTACTGCTAACCGTTGTGCTTCT GTTCGACAAGTGTTTCGGGTATCCATCCATCAGACAGAGGCCGGTAGGGAGACCTGGAGGAGGGTCTTGCTCGAGCTGCGGGGACGCTTGTAACAAATGCGAATTCGGCGTCGTAACGTTGCCCCATTGCGGCCGAGTATGCGCGAAGGTGAGTCATCGAAAGGTTACTCTTAATTTTGTCAACAAATTCCGGTGGCAATCAGAGCTACGCTTCTATCCGCAGGGCCCTAACCAGATCTGCGGAGGGCACGCAGACGTCTGGGGTGTTTGCGGCGACGGTATGTTTTGCAATTGCAACAGATGCGACGGTTGCAGCACAAATAAGCTTAATTGCACCATGAAGAAGCCGTGTTTGCCCGGCAACTCGAAATCCAGCTTCCTCAACACCCTCGAACGATACATTCCCATTACCAAGTAA
- the Qbp-1 gene encoding queen brain-selective protein-1 isoform X2, whose protein sequence is MPAIQTVCIALLLTVVLLFDKCFGYPSIRQRPVGRPGGGSCSSCGDACNKCEFGVVTLPHCGRVCAKGPNQICGGHADVWGVCGDGMFCNCNRCDGCSTNKLNCTMKKPCLPGNSKSSFLNTLERYIPITK, encoded by the exons ATGCCGGCCATCCAGACTGTCTGCATAGCCCTACTGCTAACCGTTGTGCTTCT GTTCGACAAGTGTTTCGGGTATCCATCCATCAGACAGAGGCCGGTAGGGAGACCTGGAGGAGGGTCTTGCTCGAGCTGCGGGGACGCTTGTAACAAATGCGAATTCGGCGTCGTAACGTTGCCCCATTGCGGCCGAGTATGCGCGAAG GGCCCTAACCAGATCTGCGGAGGGCACGCAGACGTCTGGGGTGTTTGCGGCGACGGTATGTTTTGCAATTGCAACAGATGCGACGGTTGCAGCACAAATAAGCTTAATTGCACCATGAAGAAGCCGTGTTTGCCCGGCAACTCGAAATCCAGCTTCCTCAACACCCTCGAACGATACATTCCCATTACCAAGTAA
- the LOC143368000 gene encoding uncharacterized protein LOC143368000, with protein sequence MLQDCNNSNAENMTKANVAATRIQANFRGYRVRKRLKELNQDLGLESSGTAVLDREREQRRLRKERLEGGGGRSTIPSEENAAKESLEEQSATKIQARVRGFLVRKRQQIAQVAATRIQAGFRGFRTRKLLKQCEQ encoded by the coding sequence ATGCTGCAGGATTGCAACAACTCCAACGCCGAGAACATGACGAAGGCAAACGTAGCAGCGACAAGAATCCAAGCCAACTTCCGGGGCTATCGAGTGCGAAagcgtttaaaagaattaaatcaAGACTTGGGACTAGAATCCTCGGGTACCGCAGTGCTGGATCGCGAACGCGAACAACGTCGGCTTCGGAAAGAACGATTGGAGGGTGGGGGGGGACGATCCACGATACCGAGCGAAGAGAATGCAGCGAAGGAATCGTTGGAGGAGCAGTCGGCGACAAAAATTCAGGCTCGAGTGCGTGGATTTTTGGTACGGAAGAGGCAGCAAATAGCTCAAGTGGCTGCGACTAGAATTCAAGCGGGTTTCCGAGGCTTTAGAACTAGAAAACTGTTGAAGCAATGCGAACAATAA
- the LOC143368544 gene encoding uncharacterized protein LOC143368544 yields MRAGRNRKWEFVRAGMALSEREFVFAPRIPRGLGSAVEGLAREILRHRPRDIYAFAAHHFEELVKLREKVRDAAGIVSTRTRDCDSPARNGQQDRILDWDHSGTRKIVDFIEETAIKELVAPAAASKLSKKRREATTFRRSGWSINQTVRALKRHDHSSADKAGKLDNRQYPEECTPRSSRKMTRGRFLRSLSAGDIPARTIKSQLKDNREKFCNCVSGKHSATDTTAGAGEEEGKGEENSGNATTTLKRQSSADEIERRCSSINESKRRYVTDARKTRSATNGRWKRNGTTDDTERGLRRAEKAVVQQLSLQAGQEEEESKIINELGPTLDCDSRSDALQDPNHGSRTANGNGTTENASLSIVLPSVVVARPSSFNSNGYGYSKNGSRNHVHDSREENSHGNDLILPPISSDVSKPIKKENTLTLPYLHTSKATEAEAGQRPTPNEKDRLKADALLEPRNPEAVNSDYDSISLRQETVDPTAMANENDQAAACMADEHPPCEHETDEISALARTDERDVLEELGMARLLNLPETDVDESFKDSLNVTPDSIEFSQRSDSLEHPKEKNSPIRMLVDDAEERKEEELECRQSSELKNKLIEIETAEKNIENALVSSGSPMPPTVRSSSRSSEAGESSCLLGNETILFCADTREEANSEEHERTMNDSSQRARLNVGQGGDVDRANVQAGPSEKPSKGVDLSCYVLTEGSPCEIPESVTTVIISDNIENDVPSEPTTLLWKREMRQELEEEEFPSPKGREDPFGEYVRPGAGSEYSTGVDLDFLGGIKMNSVDRSTTCQNLGNIKEEEENEKQVSALPADVAVGPVDSGPPEKMSIPIESDSVRTDSEPLRTGEDARADEGVDTSSFVCSKEHGETSALNDCFRDSSSSLVDATGPPYVPELNLDSLRDVTIVSSFERSDSRNDPHKSDREYDNDEDVTLHEDGQTLSSIDTLSSGKKAIVEQHLPLNSQQPLLLDAEELSNAREQGQLIKIENETGECCGKIGGQDSPNTEEEIARELIENLTLEMPPPPLLGELPNAENAASLSTEFHPLVREIPSPVMIGSVDVTSALCPETPTTSYEGEKASMNSQGERKEEGCRTSETSNDQLGNDSTASFLETACETAPELDSIPKDQDQREKSEIKANSRDDTKEVHIYGSVENETPPDANTATATGRKIQVWTREFVLGQRSSPTTDDEHPKPIQHLLHQLPAPTGGTSEEYLGDSPSSNDQRHERLQDRGQSEELDAPTTTAKTTWSDVRQTGEFHDSLPLPLLEVARSGTLSKDASALTRVYKHCEPDAPTFASESPRASVLCSCTVDLSETLRLIGNGSDWSRPYSKLPVCVVLSGSDNCTVPRFVTRIVNSATEDGTTDASLVREPLALVDSTPESIVIEEIPNSDEEKEQAPAQNSPGTVTVDLATRGLVAPEEHSNRNA; encoded by the exons ATGCGTGCGGGTAGGAATCGGAAGTGGGAATTTGTTAGAGCGGGTATGGCTCTATCAGAAAGGGAATTCGTATTCGCTCCTCGGATACCCCGCGGCTTAGGTTCCGCGGTGGAAGGACTTGCGAGGGAGATTCTGCGACACCGTCCTCGAGACATCTACGCGTTCGCGGCGCATCATTTCGAGGAGTTGGTGAAACTGAGGGAGAAGGTACGGGATGCCGCCGGCATCGTTTCGACAAGAACCCGCGACTGTGATTCGCCGGCGCGCAACGGGCAACAAGATCGTATCCTCGATTGGGACCACTCCGGGACCCGTAAAATCGTGGATTTCATCGAAGAAACGGCAATAAAGGAATTGGTAGCACCGGCGGCAGCGtcgaagctttcgaaaaagagaagagaagcGACAACGTTTAGGAGGAGCGGTTGGTCAATAAATCAGACTGTCAGGGCGCTGAAGAGGCACGATCATTCGAGCGCTGATAAAGCAGGAAAACTCGATAACAGACAATACCCGGAGGAATGTACACCGCGGTCTTCGAGAAAAATGACGCGCGGTCGATTTCTCCGGTCTCTGTCCGCTGGAGATATACCGGCGAGAACTATTAAGTCGCAACTGAAAGACAATCGGGAGAAATTCTGCAACTGTGTCTCGGGTAAACACAGTGCAACTGATACGACTGCGGGAGCAGGGGAAGAAGAGGGCAAAGGCGAAGAGAACTCTGGAAACGCGACCACTACCTTGAAACGACAGTCGAGTGCTGATGAAATTGAAAGGAGGTGCTCGTCCATAAATGAAAGCAAACGCCGATACGTGACCGATGCAAGAAAAACTCGTTCTGCGACCAAtggtagatggaaaagaaaTGGGACCACCGATGACACCGAACGAGGACTCCGACGCGCGGAGAAGGCTGTTGTTCAACAGCTAAGCTTGCAAGCAGGTCAAGAGGAGGAGGAGTCAAAGATTATCAACGAGCTGGGACCAACGCTCGATTGTGACTCGCGGTCCGATGCTTTACAGGACCCGAACCACGGGTCGAGAACCGCGAATGGAAACGGAACGACCGAGAACGCGTCGTTGTCGATCGTCCTTCCATCGGTGGTAGTCGCGAGACCATCGTCGTTCAACTCCAACGGGTACGGGTACTCGAAGAATGGGTCGCGAAACCACGTGCACGACTCTAGAGAGGAAAACAGCCATGGCAACGATCTGATTCTACCACCAATATCGAGCGACGTATCGAAGccgattaagaaagaaaataccTTAACGTTACCGTATTTACATACGTCCAAGGCGACGGAAGCTGAGGCTGGCCAACGGCCGACGCCGAATGAGAAGGACCGTTTGAAAGCTGACGCGCTTCTGGAGCCGCGTAACCCTGAAGCTGTGAATTCTGACTATGATTCGATCAGCCTGCGACAGGAAACTGTCGATCCGACTGCAATGGCGAATGAGAACGACCAAGCCGCCGCCTGCATGGCTGACGAGCATCCCCCGTGTGAACATGAAACCGATGAGATTTCTGCCCTCGCGCGGACCGACGAAAGGGATGTTCTGGAAGAATTGGGGATGGCGCGACTTTTAAACCTGCCGGAAACGGACGTCGATGAAAGCTTCAAGGACAGCTTAAATGTCACGCCTGATTCGATCGAATTCTCTCAGAGATCTGACTCGTTGGAACACCCGAAAGAGAAGAATTCGCCTATTCGGATGCTGGTTGATGATGCAGAGGAACGAAAGGAGGAAGAGCTGGAGTGTCGGCAGTCGAGCGAACTGAAGAATAAATTGATCGAGATAGAAACAGCGGAGAAAAACATCGAGAATGCACTGGTCTCCTCAGGGTCACCGATGCCGCCTACGGTGAGATCGTCTTCGCGCAGTTCCGAAGCGGGAGAATCGAGCTGTTTACTCGGGAACGAAACGATCCTCTTCTGTGCGGACACGAGGGAGGAAGCGAATTCGGAGGAGCATGAGCGGACGATGAACGATTCTTCTCAGCGTGCCAGGTTGAATGTAGGCCAAGGTGGGGATGTCGATCGGGCGAACGTCCAAGCAGGACCGTCGGAGAAACCGTCCAAGGGGGTCGATCTTTCCTGTTACGTTCTTACGGAAGGTTCTCCCTGTGAGATACCAGAATCGGTAACCACCGTGATTATATCGGACAATATCGAGAATGATGTTCCCTCGGAACCAACGACTTTACTCTGGAAACGGGAAATGCGGCAAGAGCTGGAAGAAGAAGAATTTCCCTCCCCTAAAGGTAGGGAGGATCCCTTCGGAGAATATGTGCGCCCAGGGGCTGGCAGTGAATATTCGACAGGCGTCGACCTTGATTTTCTAGGCGGCATCAAGATGAACAGTGTCGATCGATCGACCACTTGTCAAAACCTTGGCAAtattaaagaagaagaagaaaatgagaAGCAAGTATCGGCGCTACCCGCTGATGTGGCGGTTGGTCCCGTCGATTCCGGTCCCCCGGAAAAGATGTCGATACCGATCGAGAGCGACTCGGTACGTACAGATTCAGAACCGCTTAGGACCGGTGAAGACGCAAGAGCCGACGAGGGTGTTGATACGTCAAGCTTTGTATGCTCGAAGGAGCATGGAGAAACGTCAGCGCTCAACGATTGTTTCCGCGATTCTTCCTCCTCTTTGGTCGATGCAACCGGACCGCCGTACGTTCCCGAGTTGAACTTGGACTCTCTCCGAGACGTAACGATTGTATCCTCTTTTGAAAGGAGCGACTCCAGGAATGACCCGCATAAGTCTGACAGGGAATATGACAATGACGAGGACGTCACCCTTCACGAAGATGGACAAACTTTGTCCTCGATCGACACTCTATCCTCGGGGAAAAAAGCGATCGTCGAGCAACACTTGCCCTTGAACAGCCAACAGCCACTTCTTCTCGATGCAGAAGAGCTCTCCAACGCTCGCGAGCAAGGACAATTAATCAAGATCGAAAATGAGACTGGCGAATGTTGCGGTAAAATTGGGGGTCAGGATTCCCCGAATACGGAGGAAGAAATAGCAAGAGAATTGATAGAAAATTTGACCCTCGAGATGCCACCTCCGCCGCTACTTGGAGAGCTTCCCAACGCGGAAAATGCGGCTTCTCTTTCGACTGAATTTCATCCTCTTGTTCGCGAAATACCATCTCCGGTAATGATTGGATCTGTAGATGTAACCTCCGCGCTTTGCCCTGAAACTCCAACAACAAGTTATGAAGGAGAAAAGGCGAGCATGAATTCTCAAGGTGAAAGGAAAGAAGAAGGCTGTCGGACGAGCGAGACAAGTAACGACCAATTAGGAAATGATTCCACTGCGAGTTTCCTTGAAACCGCTTGCGAAACTGCGCCTGAACTCGATAGCATTCCTAAAGATCAAGATCAACGTGAGAAGTCAGAGATTAAAGCCAACAGCCGAGACGATACCAAAGAGGTGCACATTTATGGGAGCGTGGAAAACGAGACGCCGCCGGATGCAAACACTGCGACCGCGACGGGTAGAAAAATTCAAGTCT GGACTCGCGAGTTTGTACTTGGGCAGCGTTCTTCACCAACCACAGACGATGAACATCCGAAGCCGATTCAACACCTGCTGCATCAGTTGCCAGCCCCAACAGGGGGAACCAGTGAG GAATACCTCGGGGATTCACCTTCCTCCAACGATCAACGCCACGAACGTTTGCAAGACCGAGGACAGTCTGAAGAATTGGATGCGCCAACGACGACGGCGAAGACTACGTGGAGCGACGTCAGGCAAACTGGAGAATTTCACGATTCCTTGCCGTTACCTCTGCTGGAAGTTGCGCGAAGCGGAACATTATCCAAGGATGCCTCTGCCTTAACGCGCGTGTATAAACACTGCGAACCCGACGCGCCAACTTTCGCGTCCGAATCTCCTCGAGCGAGCGTTCTTTGTAGTTGTACCGTCGATCTTTCGGAAACCCTCCGATTAATTGGCAACGGATCAGACTGGTCTAGACCTTATTCAAAGCTCCCAGTCTGTGTCGTATTATCCGGCTCCGATAATTGTACGGTTCCTCGTTTCGTGACGAGAATTGTAAATTCGGCCACCGAGGACGGTACCACCGATGCGTCGTTGGTTCGCGAACCACTAGCACTGGTTGATTCGACACCAGAGTCCATTGTCATAGAAGAAATTCCCAACAGCGACGAAGAGAAGGAGCAGGCACCGGCGCAAAACTCGCCCGGGACGGTAACAGTCGATTTAGCGACAAGAGGATTGGTCGCTCCCGAAGAGCATTCCAATCGCAATGCTTAA
- the Dph5 gene encoding diphthine methyl ester synthase yields the protein MLHVIGLGLGDATDVTVKGLEIIRKCDRVYLESYTSLLSIDLKDLEQFYGRTIFEADRELVESNADKILPKNDQENVAFLVIGDPFGATTHSDLILRARERDVKVKVVHNASILTAIGCCGLQLYRFGETVSIPYWSENWRPNSFFEKIAYNRQRGLHTLCLLDIKVKEPTPESITKKKKEYMPPRFMTVSEAVAQLVEVIEGEAGESEAESALDECSIVVGLARIGWDDERIVACSLREMAFVDLGPPLHCMIIPAKKLHPLESEFLTGYALNEKMIGDTAQHESERHKNKNGSS from the exons ATGTTACATGTGATTGGGTTAGGTCTTGGTGATGCAACGGACGTCACTGTAAAGGGACTTGAAATCATTCGGAAATGCGATCGTGTTTATTTAGAATCTTACACGTCGCTGCTGTCAATTGACTTGAAAGATTTG GAACAATTCTATGGCCGTACGATATTTGAGGCCGACAGAGAACTAGTAGAGAGCAATGCTGACAAGATTTTGCCGAAAAATGATCAAGAGAATGTTGCATTCCTGGTGATCGGAGACCCATTTGGTGCCACGACGCATTCGGACTTGATACTGCGTGCCCGAGAGAGGGACGTAAAG GTCAAGGTGGTTCACAATGCCTCAATCTTAACTGCGATCGGTTGTTGTGGTCTACAATTATATCGTTTCGGAGAAACAGTTTCCATTCCTTATTGGAGTGAAAATTGGCGACCCAATagcttttttgaaaaaattgcttaTAACAGACAAAGGGGTTTGCACACACTTTGCTTGTTGGACATCAAAGTAAAGGAACCTACTCCGGAGAGTATAACTAAAAAGAAGAAGGAGTACATGCCACCACGATTTATGACCGTTTCAGAGGCTGTCGCGCAACTGGTCGAAGTAATAGAGGGAGAAGCTGGAGAGTCCGAAGCAGAATCAG CCCTTGACGAATGTAGTATCGTCGTTGGTTTAGCCCGGATAGGGTGGGACGACGAGCGTATTGTTGCCTGTTCCCTTCGAGAGATGGCCTTCGTTGATCTTGGCCCTCCTCTTCATTGTATGATTATCCCTGCAAAAAAGTTGCACCCTCTTGAATCGGAATTTCTCACTGGATATGCGTTGAATGAAAAGATGATTGGCGATACGGCGCAACATGAAAGCGAGcggcataaaaataaaaatggttCGTCGTAG